The Epinephelus lanceolatus isolate andai-2023 chromosome 17, ASM4190304v1, whole genome shotgun sequence region ATTAAAGTGTATTTGACAGGAGCAAAGCAACAACCAAAGCTTGTTTATGTGTTcagtaaaatgtgtaaaatttgTCTTTGAATGCACCATCTCTGTTGTTATCTCGCCCTGAAGGTATTTCCTGTACCCATCTGTATTTTGTAGATGTTACCAGATGTGTTCATGGTCTTGTTTTGGCCTGAACACTGTAGGACTGCTGCATAATAAGCACAATGGCCTACATACCTGAAATAGTTTAGTAACAGTACTCCAGTCCACAGAGGTGTGTCTCAGTCACCTGCTAAATACTTACAAAGGTAAAGAGCTGAGACTATTAGTCAATACTTGCTTAGTCAATTAACCGCAAAGAAATGGGCATTTTTCATTACTCAAGGAAAAATGTCTGTTATTTACTTGTTCCAGCCTCTCAaatatgaggatttgctgcttttctttttcttaagtGACAGTAAATTAATAGTTAATAGTTAGTCACACAAAAAGCCTTTTCAAGAAATCACTTTGGGCTTTAGGAAATCATGGTAGACATTAGGATTGCAGCGACATACCAGTTGCAAGGTATATTGTGATATGACAGGTGATGGTTATCATACTGAGTACATTTGTTTATCTATGATACTGAAAAAGAAACGCAATTGGACGCTGAGTCTCCCgtttattttggtcattttcaaaggggagactttttacacatacttctgttaagaaaatggtttcaagttttaaTTATAGTAATGaaacgtttgttcaaccaacagtaATGCTTCTGTTtccattcctttaagggtcatttgGACTGATAATAATATGAATTAAGTAACACTGTGATACCGCAAAACCGTAATATTTTTTGAGACGTACACCAGCATTTTGTATAAAAGGCATTTTTCACAATGTGCTAACATTTTAGAGTAAAATTAATCAATCAAGAGAATAATGggcagattaatcaacaatggAAATCGTCATTAGTTGTAGCCCTATGTGATGGTTTATTCAAAAAACGTAAACACTTCGAGAGCTGACCTACATTTCAAGCAccatttgtttctcagtgtaGTTCATTTTATCTTGTGCTCACAGCCTCAAGCTGATACAAGATGTTTGAGTTCAGCCTCAGTCTGGTACATACTTTCACTTTAAAGAACCTTAAATTTGAAAAGATAACAGCATGCCTGCAAAGGGTTTGAATTTTACTCGGTGAGAACAATTAGAGCACTTTATCAATGTCTCACTGTGTCcttcatattttaaaatatatttagacAGAGGCAGAACATGTAATGGCATGTAAACCTGGTCAACTTGTCTGTTTGGGATTCTTTGCTCAGAAATGTATGTAGTTGTGCGGGGTTGTGCAGTGACGGGGGAGGGGGCTTCATCTCAATCTAGCTGTGTACTACAGCAGAGATATTAATGGTGCTGAGGTGGAGGCTTAACTGTAgagacagggtttttttttttttataatgataATCTCACCTGTACGGCTGGGTATCACCAATACTTACTGATATCCTCCAAACTGTGTCAATAGAACAGAGTATTAAAAATATTTCCATTGACATTTGTAGACTATATTTAATTTGGACAAAGTTCTTGTGTTAAGACAGCATTCAACATTTGAGGACcttggctttaaaaaaaaaaaacatatactgtgtgtatttcTATAAGTAAGGcattaaatctttacaaaaatgCAGGTGTTATTACAGCATCATTTCAGTAAAATTTCTAACAAGGCCCAGCCTGTCGAAGTACAGTACCTAACCGGACCTGTTTGATTGTTTTTCCATCTGATAGGACATTTATTCCAAACATTAATTCTGCATCCATATGTGTATTTACACGTGAATCCAGCACAGGTATTTGTAACATAGTGTGGATTCTAATAAAGAtgtctgctgcttttatttaaaGGAAGCCAGGATGTCTGATGAACTGTCCCTCAACATCAACATCAAGGAGCCAAGATGGGACCAAGGCACATTTATGGGGCGCGCCAAGCACTTCTTCATGGTCACAGATCCCAGGAACGTCCTGCTGTCGTCTGAGACTCTGGAGGAGGCCAGAGTGATCATGGAGGACTACAGGTAGAGGGTCAGGAGATGAGAGGATGGAGTTAGAGGGTAAATGATAATGTTAGGGAGATTGAGGTAGTATGAGGCGTGAATAGAAAGGAGAACTGGTGTAACCAGGTTGTGATGTGGCTAGTTGTTACACTTACACTGAAGTGGAAAAGCCAGTGGGAGAAATGTCCTTTTCTTAATGGGGGAGCATCAATCTAAAAATTATTATCATATTGTTTGTGCCGCTCAATTTGCTTCACAAACTATATAAGTAAGAAAGTGTATCTGATTTGTTAATTATCATGTTGCAAACTTGTGTTCCAGTGCAAAAATatgctgtgtttgttggacgTCTGCTGTTTTTCAACATGTGTAAAATCCTACATCACTCCACTGTTTTGACTTCTTCAGAGCGGGGATCGTGAAGCCTGGCCTGACGGAGGATGCGCTCTGGAGAGCCAAGTACATCTACGACTCCGCCTTCCACCCTGACACAGGGGAGAAGATGTTTGTGATTGGCCGGATGTCCGCTCAGGTGCCGATGAACATGTCCATCACAGGCTGCATGCTCACCTTCTACAGGTACAGCAGAAGTGTCAATACATCATTCAGtgtattaaaaacaacaaactgaaaatggcTTTATCAAAATACAGGGaatagaagaaaaagaaaaaatagagtATACTGAATAAAAATACCGTTTCCATGTGATTTAAATGTAACCTTAATACAGCACTGCATAAAAATAGAGATTTTAATCCCTGCACAGAGTGAAAATCCtcttaaagaataaaaaatatcactctcactGCTGAATACTGATAACTCATTGGACAGCTGAGAGGACAGTATCATGTCATAACTGACAAAGTCATGTGATAACTTTGTGTTGAAACAACAAATTGATCAATAATTAATGTAATAGTTTGAGATATTTATCAAGTGAATATTAGCTGTTCACAGATTTTTATTCAGTCTCACTCAGTCTAAAGGTTCTTACACACCAGGGACGTAACAAATAAAAGCAGGAAAATGTGAAATACTCACCTGTGAGTATTTTGCATCAAAACTATTCACACTGATAGGGATGCAAATACTGTATATGACAGTGGCAACAGGTCCGACATTGTTATGATGTTGTGATGTGACGTCTGTTTGGCACAATGTGAttgtttgatgatgtcattcatGGTGGGAAAGCTCAGAAAGAGCAAACCtgttcagaaaaaaatgcttcctttttttgttatgtAATATTTGCATTGTCTGTAGAAATACAAAACAGCAGttccaaaaaaatatattgacgTGCAAATCAATTGCGTGAAAAAAACACCCTCGCTGCTTTGCTGTTTGTCTTGATACACACACTGATAGAGTTGATGAATAGTAGAATTATGATATAAAAAATTTGCACAACAGGTTTTGGAAACAAGATATTTTGAAATTAAACTGCTGGAATGACTGCCTTCCTGAAGTTTGTCTGGTGATAATACCGTTGATCAGTGGGGGTGTCATTTTTGCATTCCACCACTGGTGGGAGCTCAAGCCTTAAATTTTAAATTCTACACATAGTTGCGAAAGACATCAGAAGATTTATCAAAGGAAAGAATATGTAAAATACTGGTAGATTAATCTGCCCTGTGTGATTAAAAAGACCAAGTCAGAAAGAAGGTTCCACTTCTAAACTCTATTTACTCCTAAAGGGACAAAATATTAATGCAGTTGTTTTGCTGGTTAACAGCGACATGGATTGAGGTTGCTGCATGTTGTGCAAAGTGTCAAGCTATCTGAGACTAACCTGTGATTTACGGCTAAATAAACGAATAAACTGTGACTTTAATACAGACAAAAACTAGCAATGTGATCAACATTTCACAGCAGCAGTATGAAGAAACAACATCTCTAGCCACGTGTGTTTCTGTGGTTTAAAATGTtccacaacacaaacagataaCTTAATCTTTCACTTATGCATACCAGCTTTGATCAAAACTAAACTGCTGGGTTGACGGATGATCTTGATAACTGTAAGTTGCAGTGTTAAAAAAGTATTAATCAAGGGTACATGCAGTGTGCTGAAAATAATAAACACTATGTCTTCTGTGGAGACTGAAGAACAGCACATATAAATGTCTAATTGTAGACAGGAAGGTACTCTTACTTTTTGCTCCACTGTTTACACTGTCACCAAACTCTTAGTGTAGTGCCATAAATTGTATTTTGTACAGTACAGGTTGTTAAATTTCACTTCCTTAAAACACACTGTCCCCTCTGTTTGCAGGACTACTCCAGCAGTGGTGTTCTGGCAGTGGGTTAACCAGTCTTTCAACGCTATCGTCAACTACACCAACCGCAGCGGAGATGCCCCCATAACCGTGAAGTACGGAGGACTTGTCACTTCACTTCCACTCTAGATCATTCCTGTCCTCCCTCTAAACTAGTGTCTGTAAGGAGGCTGTGGGAGCTGCTGTCCTCTCCCCTTCCCTCACAGCGGTATTACGTTCCACTGTTAAGCATGCTCAGCCCCATGTCACCATGCACTCATGCTGACATAGGTTATACGCTCCTGGTTCATGTCAGGTCAGCGTGCATTATGCATACTCTTTTTTATTGTGCCACAAAATGCATCCTTCAGATCCTGCAGAAATGCATCAgatgcatgcatttgtaaaGACTAGGACTGCCTTCAGAACATGCAAATGCATATTCATGGATTAAGCATGTCACATGAGGATAAATATTATCGTGTCTTCCTCTGCGTTATCATTATTTGTGACGATGCTCTTGTTGTTATCTTTGCATTTTCACACATAGCATGAATTAACTTACTTTGAAATTTCACACCTTAGTGTTCCTGATAAAGTCTCGGCCGCAGACCTCGTGCGCTGTGGCATAATGAGTCATTTCTGTTGTGTAGAGCTGTTGAGAAAGGAAGTGGATGATTAAGTGTGAAATGTGTCTCGTACatctgtctctttgcagtcagcTTGGTGCGGCCTATGTCAGTGCTACTACTGGAGCTGTGATCACTGCCCTGGGCCTTAAGTCTCTAGCTAAGGTAATGCCTGTGGTTCAAGTGAATGAACAGATGAAGCAAATCAGACACACTGATGTGCATATATATTTGTGCAGAGATTTGTTGTCTGAATGTGTTTCTGATTCTGCATCTTTGCAGCGCCTCCCCCCAATCGTCAGCCGGTTTGTCCcctttgctgctgttgctgctgctaacTGTATCAACATTCCCTTCATGAGACAGAGGTGAGACCTCAAAAGTAAAAGCCAAAGACCTCTGCTTTGTTCCCCCGGGAGCTACAGGTGCATCTGCTCTACAtgaattttgattttgtttcctCCAGGGAGTTGAAGTACGGTATCCCTGTGATGGATGAGAATGGAAACAGGTTAGGAGAGTCCCCCAATGCTGCCAAGCAGGCCATCGTGCAGGTGGTGGTGTCAAGGATCGGCATGGCAGTGCCAGCTATGGGTAAAGTCAACATTATATGTGATGTTTGCCACTCATTACtttacagggttcctacacagtATGGAAAAGTATCGAATTTTCAGTTCTGGATAAGTATGGGAAAAAGACAAGGGGgcattgaaaaatatttttgtttttagactATTGCCCATATTATAAcagccatggccagaggcattacgttcttgggttgtctgtccatccaatCATCCCATTCTCTTGAActcgatatctcaagaacgcattgagggaatttcctcaactttggcacattcgtctacttggactcaggaggaactgattagattcttgtggtcaaaggtcactgtggcctcaaACACATTTTGAGCCGTTACTCAAGAATTGATGCGCTGATGACAAAATTTCATACCAATTTTCAAatatgataaaatgattaagtgattcagtcattttatatccaaaaagtcaactttactgtgacatcataatgtcctGCAAAACCTAATTTGTGGCCATTATTTAACGTCATAACATTTGGTgggatactgaattggtgacactaatcttgggtgcccaccttgaaactagtgattgtatagatctgtggtttccaactggtgcagccatggggtccagagtTTTTCTCATGGTGTGCGGAGCAGGCAGCCAACGCAGCCAAAACACACTCCTACGTAGAGCTGCCTCTATGACTGAACATCACAGCCTGCAAAACAACTCCAGACATCCACAACCAAATAAGTTTGAAAGAAAATTTTCAATTGCATGTGTACATAGCATCACAAATAACCAAATACTGAACCTCTGTGAGTTATGCAGTCATTTTCAGTACTTATTTAAAGAAGAGACTAAAAAATACGGAGGAACTATAACATAATAATAGTTATTCAATATATTAAGAAAAAATAGTATGACTGTAGGTAGCAGCGCTTAGTTTATGTCCTCTTTAGCCTTTCTGCGTAGGAGTGTGGTCTGAAATCTGATAATTGATTTGTATGAGCTACAATCGTCTGGCAATCGTTTGGCAACAAAGTATCATGCATAGTCAGCGTGTTAACAGTTCGATTTTAAAGCTACTTATTTACATAATAAACATACAGCTGTTTGTACTGACGTGTCAAATATGTTCTGAAAACCTTACCAAGAAGTCTGGAAATTTGAGTGTAGAattttgaaatggaaaatgtgTAGAAAGCCTGACTTTACTTGTGCATTAAACCTCACTTTAGTGGATAGCACGTATACTTAAGTCTAAAATTGTCCATCATGAATCAGAACACTTCAGCTGatgtatctttattttttacagccaTTCCCCCTGTTATAATGGATGCTCTAGAGAAGAGAGCTTTCATGAGGGTAAGCAGACTGTCATACTGTTGGTTTTATGTTTGAGTCAGTGGATTTACTGGGTCTGCTGGTGTTTTGTGGGGCTGAAAAGAGTCCCGTGACATTCCACATGGTACACGTACATTGTATGCTTATGtccagacagacaaacatgtcACATTGCCTCTGATTTTGTGTCCCTGTAGCGCTTCCCAATTCTAAACGCTCCGGTCCAGGTGGGGCTCGTCGGTCTGTGGTAagtaaattatattttatatgcaCTCGCACATATCTGTACTAAAAGAGACAACTGGCGGCATTTAAAACgtccttctccttctcttaATTTTCAGCCTGGTGTTTGCAACTCCTCTGTGCTGCGCCCTCTTCCCACAGAAAAGGTAAAGACTGTATCATCACCCTCCTCTGAGAAAAGGAGGTCATTCCTGTACAAGCACGGGCAAATTCACCAACGAGTTGTGCTGCTTTTAGGGCAGCTAAACTtacacaaatgagacaaaaataaactgtaattcTCAAATGCACCCCTGACTGCTCTGCAAAGCAAATGTCTCAGTCCTCCTATGTTTAAATTAGGTAATATGTATAGGATTTGGTTCAAAACTGGCCCCTTTTTTAATGCAGATGAGCCTTATTGCAAAGCAGTTCAACTTGCAAAGATCAGCGGCGCTAACAGCCACATGCAGTTACAGTGAAATGATTAGCATTTTCAGAGAGTTTGTAGTAACTGAAGCGCATCTGTAAGGGGTGTCACACCCAGACTAGTGGTCTAGTGGTCAGGACTTGTAGCTCACGATCTGAAAATTGCTACAAAAACATTTATACTTTGCTAAATGGATAATGGCAATCAGAAGGGCAAATTGCACTCAGCTGCAAATCTTTGTGGCACTATTATTAGCACAATATCTTTTGTGAATCAGACCTTGAGGACGTGCTGATAGCAATTGCAAGTGATGCACAATTCATGTTGCAATCAGCAGCCACAATCCATTCTGTGAATTGGCCTGGCAGCGTTATCTAACATGTTGCCGCATTGTAATTATGTTCAACCCTCTCATTGCAGCTCTATGAGTGTGAGCGGGCTGGAAGCAGATCTGCAAGAGAGGATACGAGAGACCAGCCCGAGCACCACCACCGTCTACTTCAACAAGGGCCTGTAGGACCAGCCAACACGtctccatgcacacacacaagacatccCGACACACACGTTATATACACATGTATGTTGTCCTGTGGGCACAAATGGGAGGGCGAAACtaaatttatttatgcatttttttgtttttgttgcgtGTACTGCTGCATTCGTTTTTTGAATTTAACCGCATAGAGCTGCTCCAAGTGTAGCGTGGATGGAAGAATAATGGAAGGGAAAATAAAACGCTCTGAGAAGAAAGATCACTGACAGATCTCTGCGTACGTAGATTGCACTCCTTAGAAAagactcctttttttttttttttttaattgtgtcgtggtgtgttttctgtcttcctttGGTCAAAACTGCCTGTAGAGGTGGCAGTTCATGAAGTTACTGACTTGTGTTTCACTCACCAATTTTTCATGTTGCATTCAGGTTCGCACAAGTTTGAAGTCCTCTGATAAGTTATTTGTAACTCCAGTTAAAAATGAAGGCTTGTGCTTGTAAGTCATGTCTGTAATTGCTTCTGAATGTCACACAATCTTTTTTGCCTTGTGCCCCCCCTACTTTCACCCTATTAGATTTCCTCTTCCTATTTTTGCTTGGTGACTTTAGTATGTTCAAATTCTTGCCACCAATTAATTTCCACCTAGTACTTCAACCATGTAGTTACACAGGAAAAACCAGTGTGTTAATTAGCTCTGAAATGTCCAACCCTTGATGAATAAGTTCCTCTTTTGTTGTGCTCCTTGTCAACCGGTGCAGCTTCTTACTCCCTTCAGCTGTCCTTGAAGTGTACTTACACCCTCATATTTATAGACCAGGTGATTAGGTGCTAGGTACAATGTGGCAAAGGAAATATGTAGACGTTATACTGCAAAAGCTCAAAAGCACAGCCATACACAGGCATCAGTGAACACTAATTAACATAAATatgtactgttgccatggcagcctAATTTTGAAGGCCTTTTATCATTTGAGATCACTTTATAAACTAGTGCAGTCGCAATCTTTGGTGACATATTAATGATTGTTGTCAGTGGTGGTGCTCGTTTGATGGTTGTGTCAGGCGGTGGAATATACTTTGTTGTGTCAACATGTTGTTGCTAAGACAAAATGATGCTCTCGATTTGAGTTTGccctttgtgtgttttaaatagtcaCGTGTTGTTGTCACGTGAAAACTTTGTAACTcagattttgttggttttaatgtCCTCACTTGAACTAAAGGATTTTACAAGCGAGTTAATAGAAGTGAAAGCTGTCTAATTGCACTTCCTCAAAGTCGGAGATGCAGGGTTTTTATGTGCAACAGCTAGTTAGCGATCTTCACCGTTGAGCCATTGATGTCCCATTGTACCAAATGAAAGAAGCTAATGCTGCGTGACAAAGTCAAAATACTGAAAGCTTATTTCGGGGCAGTGGGTTACTGTGTGCAACgtctttgttgttgctttgaGAAAGTGGACAGTTTGGCTACATTCACACTGTCGACTGAACACGTGACTGCTCAGTGTGGTTAGATAGTGATGATGGTGTTGTGAGGAAATGCATCCCAGTGTCGTCTGTCAAGATTATGCAAGAAAAAGTATATTTTTCTTGGATatgtttataaatatatatatatatatatatatgatgtaCAATATATGGAGCACATATGCATGACGAAATTCAAAGAATTTAACTTTTAGGTGTGCCTCTGTTAGTGAATCCACCAGACGGCCCCATATATGCATCGGAAGACTGTCAGCTGCTCATATTCTAGAAGAGCAGAGGAGTTTGCTGCAAATATAGAAAGTGCACCTTTAGGGCTAAAAAATTGTGATGATTTGTGAAAAAGTGATGTTTTGTGTTGGTCAAAGAAAAATGaatcaaacacacagcagcGTTGTAGTTCTCGAGATTGCTTTTTGAATGTCGCAACTCGGACTTGGATTCCATCACATTTCGACTTGTTcttggattttatttcaagaccgGTTAAGACTACACCTGCAGGGATATCACTAAATCACCAGTGTAAAAAAAAGGAGTGTTGAGTAAAGATGGTTGATTTCAGCTCTGTAGTGTTTGTTTGCTCATggaaaacaaaagaatattCCCATGCATAAAATTCACCTCTGCAGTGTCTTCTCATTGTTTTATCCAGACATTTCTCATGGTTCACTttttcaaacacacatatacagtatatggtaGTAAAAGGGGTGAATGAAGAGGAAtcctcatttgttttctgtggttgttttaatgGGAATGTGGATCTTTCAGATCAATTTGAGGAGTGCCTACGGTTTGCATGTTCCACATTGTTGCGTCAGTGTGTCATATAGTGTCGGACTTGTGCTGGTCTGGTCTTCACCTTGTCCTGACTGGGGCTCGATACGCTTGACTTGGTCTCGGTTTAGGTGGCCTTGGCTACAACACTGCCCTACAGTATGACTGCACAGGCCACTTTCACACTTAAATTCACCTCCATCAAACATCTGTGGTCATGTCAGGTTAGGTTTCTGAAATTTGAAGTTGCACAGTCATTCATTTGAAGTAAACTGACTGAGTGTTAAGGAACTGCTATCAACTTCTGCACTGAAACACACCatgattgtgtttttatgtgatcCTAAAACTGAAGGGTTTAATTCTAATTTGCTATCCAGATAATTGTATAAATGACCTGTGATTTCCCACTTCGTTATGAGAATGGGGATGTCTTTATTGTTTTCAAACGACTGATATCAAACTCTTCTTTCACCTTTTATTCTCTATTGTCATTCATATTTTCATATACACACTAAACCCCCAGACGACCGCTTCTGTTTGAGTCCCTTACCTCCATCTGTGACACTGAGACATGATCACATGCACTGCAGGACAGTGTTTCAGAGTTAACATCACTGATTGTATTCCAATATTTGATACAAACCTTCACTGCATGACTAAGacattgtgtgttgtgtttggggTGTTTTCCTGTATTGGGTGAATCTGCTCTTTATAACCTTTGCTGTGCTACTGTAGTCGCATTTGT contains the following coding sequences:
- the sfxn3 gene encoding sideroflexin-3 codes for the protein MSDELSLNINIKEPRWDQGTFMGRAKHFFMVTDPRNVLLSSETLEEARVIMEDYRAGIVKPGLTEDALWRAKYIYDSAFHPDTGEKMFVIGRMSAQVPMNMSITGCMLTFYRTTPAVVFWQWVNQSFNAIVNYTNRSGDAPITVNQLGAAYVSATTGAVITALGLKSLAKRLPPIVSRFVPFAAVAAANCINIPFMRQRELKYGIPVMDENGNRLGESPNAAKQAIVQVVVSRIGMAVPAMAIPPVIMDALEKRAFMRRFPILNAPVQVGLVGLCLVFATPLCCALFPQKSSMSVSGLEADLQERIRETSPSTTTVYFNKGL